The Toxorhynchites rutilus septentrionalis strain SRP chromosome 3, ASM2978413v1, whole genome shotgun sequence genome includes a region encoding these proteins:
- the LOC129776748 gene encoding transmembrane protein 115, whose protein sequence is MASSNSNNAVYLRQQFFALLGNTSPSIKFICITTLVGYALSFSDRAAVILSVTPGYLMPPFFWIWTIFTFCFIEMYFWEVAVDLITVGLCGKLIEPSWGQMEMLQYFAITNTGVAILTSFYYLFYSMITKDAELLFDVHIHGLAGMNAAVSVAVTQIMPDHLIARTPLGKFTNRNVPLTVVIAAIILWAVGVLDGTYPAMFASGMYVSWVYLRFYQRHSNGTRGDSAENFRFASFFPNVLQPFINLVANPVYQGCLRIGMVRRLTPQQSNSSSLQSVSVHSLVGGDPHDMERRRQIALKALSERLSKTTDSSRQHTLPKSFPQQSASGKHHHHHQHHHHHQGHHGGGGSGLLPFPMTIDRPAIPLPPPPSKPALKPDSTQPSGTGTNGVDLIGFEQPAEVGSSSSDRQVGSTTMDS, encoded by the exons ATGGCGAGCAGCAACAGCAATAACGCAGTGTATCTGCGCCAGCAATTTTTTGCTCTGCTGGGGAACACATCACCCTCGATCAAGTTTATCTGCATTACGACCCTGGTCGGGTACGCATTGTCGTTCTCGGATCGGGCGGCGGTCATCCTGAGCGTAACCCCGGGTTATCTGATGCCCCCGTTTTTCTGGATATGGACGATATTCACGTTCTGTTTTATCGAGATGTACTTCTGGGAAGTTGCGGTCGATTTAATCACTGTGGGTCTGTGCGGGAAACTCATCGAACCATCCTGGGGACAGATGGAGATGTTACAGTATTTCGCGATTACGAACACCGGTGTAGCGATTCTGACTAGTTTCTACTATCTGTTCTACTCAATGATCACCAAAGATGCAGAGCTTCTGTTTGATGTTCACATTCATGGCTTAGCGGGAATGAATGCGG CTGTAAGCGTCGCAGTAACTCAGATTATGCCAGACCATTTAATCGCTCGCACCCCTTTGGGAAAATTCACAAACAG GAATGTTCCCCTTACAGTGGTCATAGCAGCGATAATTCTATGGGCAGTCGGAGTATTAGACGGAACTTACCCAGCAATGTTTGCATCAGGAATGTATGTCTCCTGGGTATATTTACGATTTTATCAACGACACTCCAACGGAACCCGGGGAGACAGCgcggaaaatttccgattcgctaGCTTTTTTCCAAATGTGCTGCAACCGTTTATCAATCTGGTCGCGAATCCTGTTTATCAGGGCTGTCTGCGAATCGGAATGGTCAGAAGACTCACCCCTCAGCAGAGCAACTCTTCCTCACTGCAGTCGGTCAGTGTACATTCGTTAGTCGGAGGTGATCCTCACGATATGGAACGAAGAAG ACAAATCGCACTGAAAGCGCTCAGCGAGCGATTATCCAAAACTACTGACTCTAGTCGTCAGCATACTTTACCCAAATCATTCCCCCAGCAGTCTGCTTCCGGTAagcatcatcatcaccatcaacaccatcatcatcaccagGGACACCACGGCGGCGGCGGCAGCGGACTTCTGCCGTTTCCAATGACAATCGACCGACCAGCGATTCCACTTCCACCTCCTCCGTCGAAGCCCGCGCTCAAACCCGACTCGACACAGCCCAGCGGCACCGGCACAAATGGCGTCGATTTGATCGGCTTCGAGCAGCCAGCGGAAGTCGGAAGTAGCAGTAGCGACCGGCAAGTGGGATCAACGACGATGGATTCTTAA